GCGTCGACCTTGCCGAGCCTGAGCGCGGCCATGCGCAGGATGACGCCGGCCAGACTCGAACGGATGATCTCGGGGTCGGTGAAGGCCGGGCGCAGATTGAAGTCTTCTTCCGAATAAAGCCGTACGCAAATGCCCGAGGAGACGCGGCCGCAACGGCCGGCACGCTGCCTGCCCGATGCCTGCGAGATCTTTTCGACCAGCAACTGCTCGACCTTGGCGCGCGGGCTGTAGCGGTTGATCCGTGCCAGTCCCGAGTCGATCACGTAGCGGATGCCGGGAACGGTCAGCGAGGTTTCGGCGACATTGGTCGCGAGCACGACGCGGCGGCCGTTGCCGGGGCGGAAGATGCGCTGCTGGTCTTCGTTGCTGAGCCGTGCGAACAGAGGAATCACTTCGGCATTGCGGAGCTTGGCCTTGCGGAAGGCCTCGGCGGTTTCGCGGATTTCGCGCTCGCCGGGCAGGAAGACCAGCACGTCGCCGGCGCCGTCATGCCGCCACAGGTGCTCGACCTCGGCAACGATCGCTTCCTCCATCTCGATCTCGGCGTCGTCCTCGTCGCGGCTTTCCAGCGGCGCGTAGCGGACTTCGACCGGATAGGTGCGGCCCGAGACTTCGAGTACCGGCGCGCCGTCGAAATGCTGCGAAAAGCGCTCGGCGTCGATCGTCGCCGAGGTGACGATGACCTTGAGGTCGGGCCGGCGCGGCAGCAGCTGCTTCAGGTAGCCGAGCAGGAAGTCGATGTTGAGGCTGCGTTCGTGCGCCTCGTCGACGATGATCGTGTCGTAGGCGGTCAGGTCGCGGTCGGACAGCGTTTCGGCGAGCAGGATGCCGTCGGTCATCAGCTTGATGTAACTGTCGCCACCGGATTTCTCGGTGAAGCGGACCTTGAAGCCGACGATGGCGCCGAGTTCGCTCTTGAGCTCCTGCGCAATCCGGCTGGCGACCGACCGCGCGGCGAGGCGCCTTGGCTGCGTATGACCGATTAGGCCGTTGATGCCGCGACCCAGTTCGAGACAGATCTTCGGCAACTGCGTCGTTTTGCCCGAGCCCGTTTCGCCGCAGACGATGACAACCTGATTCGCCGCGATGGCCGCGCGGATTTCGTCGCGCCGCTGGTTGACCGGCAGCGATTCGTCGAAGCTCGGGACTGGCAGGTTCTGCCGGCGCCGTTCGGTCTTGGCGGCTGCGTGGTTCAGTTCCTGACCCAGTTCGGTCTCGAGCCGGTCAACCGGTTTGCCGGCGGCACGACGGGTTTCGAGCGTGGCGAGCTTTCTTGCCAGCGCCGCGTGTTCGCGCGCCGGTACGCGGCTCAGGAGATCGGAAAGAGTGGACGTGGCGTTCATTGCTGCGCGGCGTATTTGAGGTAACCGCGCAGTTTATCACGCCGTGCCGGCCGTCCCGGCGGCGCCGGCCGTGTGCAGAACGACCAGTGTTGTGCGCTGCTCGACGCAGGTGATCGCACGGGCTTCGCCCAGCAGCGTCTGTTCGCCGACGGTGAAGCGGGTGCTGCACTGAGCCTGCCCGTCCGGCGGCAGCAGGTCGGCGCCCGCGACTGCGGCCAGGGGGCGGCCGAGCAGGCCGACCGGCGGCGTGTTCAGCAGCTCGCAGGCGCGCAGGTTGGCAAATTCGATCTGGCCCTCGCGGACCAGCAGGAAGGCGCAAGGCAGCGCATCGGCAATGTCGCCGCCGAGCGGGTCGGTCAGCGCCAGCGCGGCCTCGGCGGCCTTGACGTGGCTGATGTCGATGGCGATCGACAGGACGTAGACCTCGCCGTCGCGCACCAGCGGCTGCTTGGTGATGTCGAACCAGTGGGTGCGGCCGCTCGGCGGCGTCCAGTGATCGACGAGACGGATCGTCTGGCCGTGTTCGAGTACTTCGGCGTCGCCGGTCGCAAACGGCAGTGCATCGTCCTCGAGCCCCATGTGCGACTGGACGAGCAGGTCGTGGCCAAGGGTCGTCTGCGTTGCGCGGTTGACGAGCAGGAAGCGCCCGTGCCGGTCGCGCACGAAGATCAGGTTGGGGCTGACGTCGATGATCTGGTTGACGAACAGCTGTTGCTGGAACAGCGCTTCCTCGGTGTCGCGGACCGCCGTGACGTCGCGGATCAGCGCGATGCATTCGCGCGCGCTGCGCGGCATCAGCCGCACTTCGAAGCTGCGCGCATTGCGCTCCTCGTTGCCGATCCGGTATTCGAACTGCTGCGGCTTGTTGCTGCTCTGGACGGCGATCAGCGCCTCGAGGTACTGCCGGGCGATCCGGGCCGGAAACAGCGAGGAGATGCGGTTGTTGCCGTTGCCGGGCAGCGGGTGCTGCGCGCACTGGTTGGTATTGAGCGAGAGCGCCACGCGGGTCGCGTAGTCGACCTGCCAGACGAGGTCGGGCAGGCAGGCCGGCAGGTCGGCGAAATCCGGTGCCGGCACGGCGCCGGTTTTGCGCCGTGTGCCGGCAAGCAGTACCAGCGCACACGTAACGATGCCGAGCTGCAACAGCAGCAGCGTGATCGACGAGACGGCCAGCACGTGGCTCAGCGCCAGCAGGATGGCAATGCCGGCCGCGGCCGCGATGAAACGGGGAGGGCAGGGAGCGCATGCCGGGTCGGGCGCCTGTCCGTGAGGGTCGAAGACGATCCGAGTGTATCGGTCGCCCGGCGGCTTGACCATCAGACGTTTCCGCCGCGGTGACGGCATTGCAACACCGTGACGGAAATGCAAAAAGCCAGCTTGCGCTGGCTTTTTGCGAGTGTCTTGGCGGAGCGGACGGGACTCGAACCCGCGACCCCCGGCGTGACAGGCCGGTATTCTAACCAACTGAACTACCGCTCCGCAGCGGTCTCGTTACATCCGGTATTCCGGATGACTGGTGGGTGATGACGGGGTCGAACCGCCGACATTCTGCGTGTAAGGCAGACGCTCTACCAACTGAGCTAATCACCCGTCGTCAAACGAGGAGCGCATTTAAGCATGTGAACTTCTGGTCGTCAACACGTTTTTCAAAATAGTGCAGTTGAACGGCAAAAACGGACGGCGGTAGCGGCTGTAACCTGCTTGGAGTATAAAACGAAGACAATTTTTCACAGTTCTGTAATGTTCGGAAAAGACAAGTGTTCAAGGGTCTTGCGCTGAAGTCCAAGTTGCCCGGGCTGGCCGGCGTGCGCCCGGTGCTGGAGATCGCCCTGGTACTCGTCATCGCCTGGGTGGCGGCAGGGGTTTTCTGGCAACTGTTCGCGCCGCGCCATGCCGGCCCCGGCTGGTGCCGCCGTTGTCGGCGCCGGCAGCCGGTGTGCAGGTCTGGACGGGCGCGCCGTCGTGGTTCGGCGCGGGCGAGGCGACGGCTGCAACGAGCAGCCTGTCGGCCAGGCTGATTGCCGTGGTGGCCGGCGATGCGCGCAGCAGTGCGGCGGTGTTCACCGGGCTCGAGGCCAGTGCGGTCGCGTTGCGCGTCGGCGACGATTTGCAGCCCGGAGTCCGTCTGGTGCAGGTGGCGCGCGACCGGGTCGAACTCGAACGCAACGGCCGCCGTGAAGTGCTGATGCTCGACGGCCGCGATGCCAGCGCTGCAGCGCCGGGCCTACCGGCGGCGGCCGAGCCCGCGGCGCAAACGCTCTACCGCGGCCAGCTCGCGGCAACGATGCAGGCCGGCAATATCGCCGACTGGGCCAGGGGACTGGCGCCTGCGCCCGGCGGCGGCATTCTGGTCAACGATCCGGCGCAACAGCCGCTGGCCAGGTCGCTGCAACTGCAGGCCGGCGACGTGCTCAAGTCGGTGAACGGCCAGAATCTGGCGCAGCCGGCCGACATGTCGCTGCTGTTTACTGCGTTCAGCCAGCAGCACAGATCAGACTTTCGGTGTTGCGTGGCGGTGTACCGACCACGCTGCAGTACCAAATCCAACCCTGAATACCACGATGAAATCCATGTTTCGCGCGTCCCGTCATGTCCTGTTCGCCGGCCTTCTGGCGACGCAGGCCTTTGCCGCCGACGACAAGGTGACGCTCAACTTCGTCAACGCCGACATCGAATCGACCGTCAAGGCGGTCGGGCTGATCACCGGCAAGAACTTCCTGATCGACCCGCGCGTGAAAGGGACGATCAATATCGTTTCGTCGCAGCCGATCGACAAGGCGTCGGTCTACCCGTGCTGCTGTCGGCGCTGCGCCAGCAGGGCTTTACCGCGGTCGAGTCGGGCAAGCTGATCAAGGTGATGCCCGAGGGCGACGCCAAGACGAGCGGCGGGCCGACCGAGAGCCGCGAGCTGCGCGCCGCCGGCACAGGATCGTGACCCAGGTCTATCCGCTCAGTTCGAGTCGGCGAACCAGATCCTGCCGATATTGCGGCCGCTGGTGTCGGCCAACAACGCGATCTCGGTCTACGCGCCGACCAACACGCTGGTGATCACCGATTACGCCGACAACATCCGCCGGCTCAACCGGATCATCCAGAGCATCGACCAGCCGACGCAGTCGGACATCTACCCGATCCAGCTCAAGTACGCGTCGCCGTCGACGTTTCGCAGACGCTTTCCAGACTGATGCCGAGCTCAATGCGCAGGGCGCGATCCCCGGCGCTGCGCCGCTCGACGGGGCGCGACGCAGCAGCGTCGTGCCGGACGTGCGCAGCAATACCCTGCTGGTGCGCAGCGAGAACGCCGTCCATGCACAGCAGATTCGCCGTCTGGTCGAAACGCTCGACCAGCCCGGTGCGGCTGGCGGCAACATCCATGTCGTCTATCTGCGCAATGCCGAAGCGGTGAAGCTCGCCGCGACGCTCAAGGGCGTGCTCACCGGTCAGGACAGTGGCGGCACGCAGACGGGTAGCAGCAGTACGGCGTCGCTGACGACGAGCAGTTCGAACGGCGGTCTGTCGCTGCCGCCGAGCAGCACCCCGTCGGCGCCGGCGGCGGCTCGGCCGCCAGGTGCAGATCGGCGCACGACGGTGCTGCTACAGGCGACCCGATGACCAATTC
This window of the Jeongeupia sp. USM3 genome carries:
- a CDS encoding secretin N-terminal domain-containing protein codes for the protein MSANNAISVYAPTNTLVITDYADNIRRLNRIIQSIDQPTQSDIYPIQLKYASPSTFRRRFPD
- a CDS encoding PAS domain-containing protein, yielding MVKPPGDRYTRIVFDPHGQAPDPACAPCPPRFIAAAAGIAILLALSHVLAVSSITLLLLQLGIVTCALVLLAGTRRKTGAVPAPDFADLPACLPDLVWQVDYATRVALSLNTNQCAQHPLPGNGNNRISSLFPARIARQYLEALIAVQSSNKPQQFEYRIGNEERNARSFEVRLMPRSARECIALIRDVTAVRDTEEALFQQQLFVNQIIDVSPNLIFVRDRHGRFLLVNRATQTTLGHDLLVQSHMGLEDDALPFATGDAEVLEHGQTIRLVDHWTPPSGRTHWFDITKQPLVRDGEVYVLSIAIDISHVKAAEAALALTDPLGGDIADALPCAFLLVREGQIEFANLRACELLNTPPVGLLGRPLAAVAGADLLPPDGQAQCSTRFTVGEQTLLGEARAITCVEQRTTLVVLHTAGAAGTAGTA